The following coding sequences lie in one Glycine soja cultivar W05 chromosome 16, ASM419377v2, whole genome shotgun sequence genomic window:
- the LOC114390369 gene encoding uncharacterized protein LOC114390369: MEDLNTIGADCVVISCCCQCLMLQILVFVLLKLPGKLIRKTREYAKKLRHRKANNDRRMGREMGSYKDVLLRIHEQSFRIQVEMALTDGADHNCGGCMDEVEKVMEEFYQKGEFAFGSFWGRKGPCGAPTIVNDHNDVNFVRYQIIDLVGSLS; the protein is encoded by the coding sequence atggaAGATTTGAACACGATTGGCGCTGATTGTGTGGTCATATCATGCTGCTGCCAGTGCTTGATGCTTCAAATTCTTGTATTTGTGTTGCTGAAGCTTCCCGGGAAGTTGATAAGGAAAACAAGAGAATATGCTAAAAAGCTTCGTCATAGGAAGGCAAATAATGATAGAAGGATGGGGAGAGAAATGGGTTCTTATAAAGATGTTCTTCTGAGAATTCATGAACAATCTTTTAGAATTCAAGTAGAGATGGCACTAACAGATGGTGCAGATCACAATTGTGGTGGTTGTATGGATGAAGTTGAAAAGGTGATGGAGGAGTTTTATCAAAAGGGAGAGTTTGCATTTGGGAGCTTTTGGGGGAGGAAGGGGCCATGTGGGGCTCCTACAATAGTCAACGATCATAATGATGTTAATTTTGTGAgatatcaaataattgatttggtTGGTTCCTTAAGCTAA